The following are encoded in a window of Thalassotalea insulae genomic DNA:
- a CDS encoding response regulator transcription factor has product MDKVLVVEDDQDIAQLLRVNLEELSLVVDVCTDGEQALHQLMENDYQLLILDIMLPGISGLDVCRKIRQQKPEQVIMMLTSRNSELDRVLGLELGADDYMTKPFSIRELQARVRSQLRRIHLVAQQQVNVQQQKMPEQYLTLGELQINQLTHQTMLAGRELDLTSTEFDLLFYLASHPEQVFSREQLLSSVWGYHHSGYEHTVNSHINRLRNKLEKNVAQPEIVQTVWGVGYKFSKQGVAA; this is encoded by the coding sequence ATGGATAAGGTATTGGTTGTTGAAGATGATCAAGATATCGCTCAATTGTTACGGGTAAATCTTGAGGAGTTATCCTTAGTTGTTGATGTGTGTACTGACGGTGAACAGGCATTGCATCAATTGATGGAAAACGATTATCAATTACTGATTTTAGATATTATGCTGCCGGGTATTTCCGGGCTGGATGTCTGCAGAAAAATACGGCAACAAAAACCGGAGCAAGTGATCATGATGCTAACGTCGCGTAACAGTGAACTAGACCGAGTACTGGGATTGGAACTCGGCGCAGATGATTACATGACTAAACCTTTTAGTATACGAGAGTTACAGGCTAGGGTGCGTTCACAGCTTAGACGTATTCATTTGGTAGCGCAGCAACAAGTTAACGTGCAGCAGCAAAAAATGCCTGAGCAGTATTTAACGCTGGGGGAACTTCAAATTAATCAGCTTACCCACCAAACTATGCTGGCAGGCAGAGAGTTAGATCTCACTTCTACTGAGTTTGACTTGTTATTTTATCTTGCTTCTCATCCTGAGCAGGTTTTTTCTCGTGAGCAATTACTCAGTTCGGTCTGGGGTTATCATCACAGTGGCTATGAGCACACAGTCAACTCTCATATTAATCGTTTACGTAATAAGTTAGAGAAAAATGTCGCTCAGCCTGAAATCGTCCAAACGGTTTGGGGGGTTGGTTATAAATTTTCTAAACAGGGAGTTGCGGCGTGA
- a CDS encoding M48 family metallopeptidase codes for MNSKILLSSAIISAVIALSGCAKSSTGRNQITLFSNSELNQMGISSFEQLKQKEKISTDKATNQFVQCVASAVTKNVPKSTHSGDWEVVVFDSEQVNAFALPGGKIGVYTGILKVTENQDQLAAIIGHEVAHVIERHSNERLSSNQITQIGAAAGSAVLTQQGVENKEAWMMAGLAIAQYGFLMPYSRMHESEADIVGQNLMAKSGFKPAAAIDLWRNMAKQSKGAPPEFLSTHPSNQTRINDLTQHLAKSQQLLTTDNRPNCRKPKSI; via the coding sequence GTGAACAGCAAAATCTTATTATCGTCGGCAATTATCAGTGCCGTAATCGCGCTAAGTGGCTGTGCCAAATCATCAACCGGTCGCAATCAAATTACCCTGTTTTCTAATAGTGAATTAAATCAAATGGGAATTTCTTCATTTGAACAGTTAAAACAGAAAGAGAAAATTAGCACGGATAAAGCAACCAATCAGTTTGTGCAGTGTGTTGCCTCAGCGGTGACAAAAAATGTCCCTAAATCTACTCACTCAGGTGATTGGGAAGTGGTAGTTTTTGATTCAGAACAGGTTAATGCGTTTGCTCTACCTGGGGGAAAAATTGGTGTTTATACCGGGATTTTAAAAGTCACGGAAAACCAAGATCAGTTGGCGGCTATTATCGGACATGAAGTGGCTCATGTGATTGAACGCCACTCTAATGAGCGATTATCATCGAATCAAATCACTCAAATTGGCGCGGCGGCGGGCAGCGCAGTATTAACTCAGCAAGGAGTGGAAAATAAGGAAGCCTGGATGATGGCTGGTTTGGCAATTGCCCAGTATGGCTTTTTAATGCCTTATAGCCGGATGCATGAAAGCGAAGCTGATATTGTTGGTCAGAATTTAATGGCAAAATCTGGCTTTAAGCCAGCTGCGGCGATAGATTTATGGCGTAATATGGCGAAACAGTCGAAAGGGGCGCCACCGGAGTTTTTATCGACGCATCCGTCAAATCAAACGCGGATAAATGATTTAACTCAGCATTTAGCTAAGTCTCAGCAATTGTTAACAACCGATAATCGACCTAATTGTCGTAAACCAAAAAGTATTTAA
- the ligA gene encoding NAD-dependent DNA ligase LigA — MSNLPVNSEQKLRVDTLHQQLNLYNHQYYVLDQPTVPDAEYDRLMRELIALEAEFPELKTSDSPSQRIGGEPLKAFSQVTHQLPMLSLDNVFSEQEWQAFVKRIADRLNSNDTLKFCAEPKLDGLAVSLRYESGIFVQAATRGDGTTGENITENVKTIKSIPLRLQGDRFPDVLEVRGEVFMPKASFEKLNTEAIKKGEKTFANPRNAAAGSLRQLDSKITAKRNLAFYAYGLGHVETNGSATEGEQWLADSHYQRLCQLKQLGLPMCPEVKLLNSEDEVDSFYQDILTRREQLNYEIDGTVFKVDDIALQQRLGFVARAPRWATAYKFPAQEELTLLEDVEFQVGRTGAITPVARLKPVFVGGVTVSNATLHNQDEINRLALKINDTVIIRRAGDVIPQIVSVVLDKRPNNARDIIFPSSCPICDSKVERLEGEAVLRCTGGLYCGAQRKEAIKHFASRKAIDIDGLGDKLVEQLVDEGLIQTPVDLFKLTELDVSTMDRMGAKSAKNLIQAIAKAKQTSLPKFIYALGIREVGETTAANLAHHYLTFDALKQADVESLQNVPDVGEVVAKNIVTFFAQPHNVEVVQALQQQMSWPDLEKKSEDQQPLLNQTFVLTGTLSRMGRNEAKAHLLALGAKVSGSVSAKTHYLVAGEKAGSKLTKAQDLGVTVLTEDEMLTLFKQHNISV; from the coding sequence ATGAGTAACTTACCTGTGAACTCTGAACAAAAATTACGTGTCGACACACTCCACCAACAGCTTAATTTATATAATCATCAATATTACGTCTTAGATCAACCGACTGTCCCTGACGCGGAATATGATCGCTTAATGCGTGAGCTTATCGCATTAGAAGCTGAATTTCCTGAATTAAAAACATCGGATTCCCCTAGTCAGCGTATAGGTGGTGAGCCGTTAAAAGCGTTTAGTCAGGTGACTCATCAGCTGCCGATGTTGTCATTGGATAATGTTTTTTCTGAACAAGAATGGCAAGCCTTTGTTAAGCGTATCGCTGACAGGTTAAACAGCAATGACACACTAAAATTTTGTGCTGAGCCAAAGTTAGACGGTTTAGCCGTGAGCCTGCGTTATGAAAGTGGTATCTTTGTTCAGGCGGCGACACGTGGCGATGGTACAACCGGTGAAAATATCACGGAGAATGTTAAAACCATTAAGTCGATACCACTGCGCTTACAAGGCGATAGATTTCCTGACGTGCTGGAAGTGCGCGGTGAAGTGTTTATGCCTAAGGCAAGTTTTGAAAAGCTCAATACTGAGGCGATAAAAAAAGGCGAGAAAACCTTTGCTAACCCAAGAAATGCTGCGGCAGGTAGTTTACGTCAGCTTGATTCAAAAATTACCGCCAAGCGTAATCTAGCATTTTATGCCTATGGCTTAGGCCATGTTGAAACGAATGGCTCGGCTACGGAAGGCGAACAGTGGTTGGCTGACTCTCATTATCAACGATTATGTCAGTTAAAGCAGTTAGGTTTGCCAATGTGTCCAGAAGTGAAGTTACTTAACAGTGAGGATGAAGTCGATAGCTTCTATCAGGATATTTTAACCCGACGTGAGCAGCTTAATTATGAAATTGACGGCACGGTTTTTAAAGTGGATGACATTGCGTTGCAACAGCGACTAGGATTCGTTGCCCGAGCGCCGCGTTGGGCAACGGCTTATAAATTTCCGGCTCAGGAAGAACTGACTCTGTTAGAAGATGTGGAATTTCAGGTTGGCCGTACTGGTGCTATTACGCCAGTGGCTCGGTTAAAGCCAGTGTTTGTAGGCGGAGTGACTGTTAGTAATGCGACCTTACATAATCAGGATGAAATTAACCGCTTAGCGCTGAAAATCAATGATACCGTGATCATTCGTCGTGCTGGTGATGTTATTCCACAAATCGTCAGTGTCGTGCTTGATAAACGGCCAAATAATGCCAGGGATATCATTTTTCCTAGCAGTTGTCCGATTTGTGATTCAAAAGTAGAGCGCCTTGAAGGTGAAGCCGTACTGCGTTGTACCGGTGGTTTATATTGTGGCGCGCAACGTAAGGAAGCAATCAAACACTTTGCCTCACGTAAGGCAATAGATATTGATGGTTTAGGGGATAAATTAGTCGAGCAACTGGTGGATGAGGGATTAATTCAAACGCCTGTGGATTTATTTAAACTCACCGAACTTGATGTTAGTACCATGGATCGCATGGGCGCAAAGTCAGCGAAAAATCTTATTCAGGCCATAGCAAAAGCAAAACAAACCAGTTTACCCAAGTTTATTTATGCCTTAGGCATTAGGGAAGTCGGTGAAACTACAGCAGCGAACTTAGCTCACCACTATTTAACCTTTGACGCGTTAAAACAAGCGGATGTTGAGAGTTTACAAAACGTCCCTGATGTTGGTGAAGTGGTGGCGAAAAATATCGTGACCTTTTTTGCTCAGCCTCATAATGTCGAAGTTGTTCAAGCGTTACAGCAACAGATGTCCTGGCCGGATCTGGAGAAAAAAAGTGAAGACCAACAACCTTTGCTTAATCAAACCTTTGTTTTAACCGGTACGTTAAGTCGTATGGGGCGCAATGAAGCGAAAGCGCACTTGCTGGCATTAGGCGCAAAAGTTTCCGGTAGCGTATCTGCGAAAACTCATTATTTAGTCGCTGGAGAGAAAGCCGGCTCTAAATTGACCAAAGCGCAAGACCTGGGAGTGACGGTGTTAACCGAAGATGAAATGCTAACGTTATTTAAGCAGCATAATATTAGCGTATGA
- a CDS encoding sensor histidine kinase, producing MRLSLYHRLSLSLLVIFIAISSVFFIWAQHLEKQARYESEQNLHLSLAANIARDNPILQQGVSDHQALKDLFHTLMVLGPAFEFYFLDPKGNIITHSIAPSLIKRHKISVIPIKLLTQNQAPLPIYGDDPQHQTRKKIFSAAPVFNGTKLQGYLYVIVAGERYETVFTRQQSNRQLQMSMMMLIGALVFLFIVMLGLFAYFTKPLRQLSQDIKALKAVGFDRSLVKLTHWKTDSDNEVHQLGCVVEQMAEQISQQICLLHDNDRQRKELLADISHDLRTPLASLQGYIETISLAAEHLTPEQQKYIKITLRNAQQLKRLIDQIFELAHLEGGQVSINLETFNLAELLYDVIAKFTLQSQKKNIELAVVPPSSDIMVHSDIAKLERVLSNLLENALRHTPDGGKVMLKITDSDHGQCQLAVIDNGTGISEDELSYIFDTRYRASNATQGKEKHTGLGLAITKKLLELLKTDIKVKSQLGQGCEFSFNIRKVS from the coding sequence GTGAGGCTGTCACTTTATCATCGATTATCTTTATCGTTGTTAGTGATATTTATTGCCATTAGTAGTGTCTTTTTTATTTGGGCCCAGCATCTTGAAAAACAAGCGAGGTATGAATCAGAGCAAAATTTACATTTATCGTTAGCTGCAAATATAGCTCGTGATAACCCGATATTGCAGCAAGGGGTTTCTGATCATCAGGCGTTAAAAGACTTATTTCATACCCTGATGGTATTAGGGCCGGCATTTGAATTTTACTTCCTTGACCCGAAAGGTAATATTATTACCCATTCGATTGCGCCATCATTAATTAAGCGTCATAAAATTTCGGTCATACCGATTAAGTTACTGACGCAAAATCAGGCACCGTTACCCATTTATGGCGATGATCCTCAGCATCAGACCCGGAAAAAAATATTTTCGGCAGCCCCGGTATTTAACGGTACTAAGTTACAAGGTTATCTCTATGTGATTGTTGCAGGTGAGCGTTATGAGACGGTGTTTACCCGACAGCAGTCTAATCGTCAATTGCAAATGTCTATGATGATGTTGATCGGCGCTTTAGTGTTTTTATTTATTGTGATGCTTGGTTTGTTTGCCTATTTTACCAAACCGTTAAGGCAACTCAGTCAAGATATTAAAGCGTTAAAAGCGGTGGGCTTTGATCGCTCTTTGGTTAAGTTAACCCACTGGAAAACTGACAGTGATAATGAAGTGCATCAGCTTGGTTGTGTGGTGGAACAAATGGCAGAGCAAATTAGTCAACAAATTTGTCTGCTACATGATAATGATAGGCAACGTAAAGAACTGCTGGCAGATATTTCCCACGATTTACGCACGCCACTCGCTTCGCTGCAAGGATATATTGAGACTATCTCGTTAGCAGCAGAGCATTTAACACCAGAGCAGCAAAAATATATCAAGATAACCTTAAGAAATGCCCAGCAATTAAAACGTTTAATCGATCAAATATTTGAACTGGCACATCTTGAAGGTGGCCAAGTTTCTATCAATTTGGAAACCTTTAATTTAGCGGAACTGCTGTATGATGTGATTGCTAAGTTTACCCTGCAATCACAAAAGAAAAATATTGAACTCGCTGTGGTACCGCCTAGTTCAGATATCATGGTGCACAGTGATATTGCCAAGCTTGAACGGGTACTGAGTAATTTATTGGAAAATGCTCTGCGTCATACCCCAGATGGAGGGAAAGTGATGTTAAAGATTACCGATAGTGATCATGGTCAGTGTCAGCTGGCGGTGATTGATAATGGTACCGGCATCAGTGAGGATGAATTGTCTTATATTTTCGATACCCGCTATCGGGCGAGTAATGCTACTCAAGGTAAAGAAAAGCATACCGGTTTAGGCTTAGCGATAACGAAAAAATTACTGGAATTACTAAAAACCGATATTAAGGTGAAAAGTCAGCTCGGGCAGGGCTGTGAATTTTCATTTAATATTCGGAAAGTGAGTTAA
- a CDS encoding DUF3392 domain-containing protein, translating into MSTLLIELGQWFRPYQYQCAMALIATILVIFGNDINGAIKQLVRKQHFIVRTVIFVIVCAIGYGLATVWLTGLLSAQLAKVPDLYIVPVVVLSFISLGSYAQRQRHI; encoded by the coding sequence ATGAGTACATTATTAATCGAGTTAGGTCAGTGGTTTAGACCTTATCAGTATCAATGTGCCATGGCATTAATTGCCACTATTTTGGTGATATTCGGTAATGATATCAACGGTGCGATTAAGCAGTTAGTGCGCAAGCAGCACTTTATTGTCCGTACCGTTATTTTTGTTATTGTCTGCGCCATTGGCTATGGCTTAGCCACTGTATGGCTAACGGGACTGCTGTCGGCACAATTAGCTAAGGTTCCGGATCTGTATATTGTGCCTGTAGTCGTTCTAAGCTTTATTTCGTTAGGTAGTTATGCACAGCGGCAACGTCATATTTAA
- a CDS encoding M15 family metallopeptidase, with amino-acid sequence MSNSILYGQSEQHLSWLSDKLAIHQAVVTPWQQLCQQAKRDGIELEIASGFRSFERQLSIWNGKFNGELTVKDINNQVVNIEQLPDSERINEILTFSALPGTSRHHWGTDIDIYSPSLLTNGKTLQLEPWEYQAGGPFATLSDWLQQHAADYGFYFPYDKYRGGVAPEPWHLSYFPLAQQFQQQFNSKDLTHYLQSNDIMGKDVIIKQLDTILTQYVFNIGQIPNE; translated from the coding sequence ATGAGCAACAGCATACTCTATGGTCAAAGTGAGCAGCACCTTAGCTGGCTAAGCGATAAGCTCGCTATTCATCAGGCGGTAGTCACTCCCTGGCAGCAACTGTGCCAGCAGGCGAAACGGGATGGAATTGAGCTGGAAATTGCCAGCGGATTTCGTTCATTTGAGCGACAATTAAGCATTTGGAATGGTAAATTTAACGGCGAACTGACGGTAAAAGATATTAACAACCAAGTTGTTAATATCGAACAATTACCGGACAGTGAACGTATAAACGAGATTTTAACCTTTTCTGCGCTGCCAGGTACCAGTCGCCATCATTGGGGTACAGATATTGATATATATTCACCATCATTATTAACCAACGGAAAAACACTGCAACTAGAGCCTTGGGAATACCAAGCAGGTGGACCATTTGCTACATTAAGTGATTGGTTACAACAACATGCTGCCGATTATGGCTTTTATTTTCCCTATGATAAATACCGCGGTGGTGTGGCACCGGAACCCTGGCATTTGTCCTATTTTCCACTGGCGCAACAATTTCAGCAGCAATTTAATAGTAAAGATTTAACTCACTACCTGCAAAGCAATGATATAATGGGCAAAGACGTTATTATCAAACAGCTTGATACGATTTTAACTCAATATGTATTTAACATAGGACAGATCCCTAATGAGTGA
- the dapE gene encoding succinyl-diaminopimelate desuccinylase, producing MEKPLAPVIELTKSLISRMSVTPEDAGCQTLLCELLSPYGFNCETMVFEDTTNLWARRGTSGPVFCFAGHTDVVPAGNLELWHSPPFAPTIIDGMLYGRGAADMKGSLAAMVIATEQFVKDFPDHHGSIAFLITSDEEGPFINGTTRVIDTLEARNEKIDYCIVGEPSSSHQIGDIVKNGRRGSISGELAIHGKQGHVAYPEHVKNPIHLAMPALAELSQMHWDHGNDYFPETSFQLSNIQSGTGATNVVPGHLNAWFNLRYSTELTDQQIVDKINAVLTEHQLDYDIKWTFNGQPFITEPGTLVNAVADAITSVTGRETQLSTSGGTSDGRFIAPTGAQVVELGPCNATIHQVNESVSCDDLESLVDIYYQTLVKVLT from the coding sequence ATGGAAAAACCTCTCGCGCCGGTCATTGAACTAACCAAGTCATTGATATCAAGAATGTCTGTCACCCCTGAAGATGCGGGCTGTCAAACGCTGCTCTGTGAATTGTTAAGCCCTTATGGCTTTAATTGTGAAACCATGGTGTTTGAAGATACCACGAACCTTTGGGCACGCCGCGGCACTTCAGGCCCGGTATTTTGTTTTGCCGGCCATACCGATGTGGTACCTGCCGGCAATCTGGAATTATGGCACTCCCCACCTTTTGCACCGACAATTATAGACGGTATGCTCTATGGCCGTGGTGCCGCAGATATGAAAGGTAGTCTTGCGGCTATGGTGATAGCTACAGAGCAATTTGTTAAAGACTTTCCTGATCATCATGGCTCAATTGCATTTCTTATCACTAGTGATGAAGAAGGTCCGTTTATTAATGGCACTACTCGAGTTATTGATACGCTGGAAGCACGTAATGAAAAAATCGATTACTGTATTGTCGGCGAACCATCAAGCTCACATCAAATTGGTGATATCGTTAAAAATGGTCGCCGTGGTTCTATTTCTGGCGAATTAGCCATTCACGGCAAACAAGGTCACGTTGCGTATCCTGAGCATGTCAAAAATCCGATCCATCTGGCAATGCCAGCGTTAGCTGAGCTTAGTCAAATGCATTGGGATCATGGCAATGATTATTTTCCAGAAACCAGCTTTCAATTATCAAATATTCAATCCGGCACCGGTGCTACCAATGTGGTGCCAGGTCATTTAAATGCCTGGTTTAATCTACGCTACAGTACTGAACTGACCGATCAACAGATTGTTGATAAAATCAATGCCGTACTCACTGAACATCAACTGGATTATGATATCAAGTGGACGTTTAACGGCCAGCCATTTATTACCGAACCCGGCACCTTAGTCAATGCGGTTGCGGATGCGATTACTTCCGTAACCGGACGAGAAACACAGCTTTCAACTTCAGGTGGCACTTCAGATGGCCGCTTTATTGCACCAACTGGCGCTCAAGTTGTAGAACTAGGCCCATGTAACGCTACTATCCATCAGGTGAACGAATCTGTGTCATGCGATGATTTAGAAAGCTTAGTGGATATCTATTATCAAACCTTAGTGAAGGTCTTAACCTAG
- the zipA gene encoding cell division protein ZipA yields MEDNFRNALIIISAIVIAAIFVHGFWTIRKNKNPYKLKTKNEKVDLEPRGYDSSGFDQDGVGQIRVIGANSLNEDEIPSQPAPAPEYDEEPLPVDLEKPCAEHPALEPSLGDLSDIKEQPPEDRTPPPAQTSELAPSEMQEQELPVEQIEESEPVYQQPVTKPKPARKKVSHKRVTEKLKRNQMEINFGDEAGQSPSMTATDEPKAEQSEKSDVEPEVIVVSVVMPEGQQISGAALLPTLLTLGLRYGDMNIFHRHQDNAGNGKVTFSLANMMNPGTFDLDAMESFTTQGITLFMTLPNAGDPFEVFEHMMNAAKQLSMEFHAQLLDDKRSVMTKQTEQHYIGKIREFERRSRIASA; encoded by the coding sequence ATGGAAGATAATTTCAGAAACGCATTAATTATTATCAGTGCTATTGTTATAGCAGCCATTTTTGTTCATGGCTTTTGGACAATTAGAAAAAATAAAAATCCGTATAAGTTAAAAACAAAAAATGAAAAAGTGGATCTTGAACCTCGTGGTTATGACAGTTCTGGCTTTGATCAAGATGGCGTCGGACAAATACGTGTCATTGGTGCAAATAGCTTAAATGAGGATGAAATTCCGTCACAACCAGCTCCCGCACCAGAGTACGATGAAGAGCCATTACCGGTGGATTTGGAAAAACCCTGTGCTGAGCATCCGGCGTTAGAACCTTCATTAGGGGATTTATCGGATATAAAAGAGCAACCGCCAGAAGACCGTACTCCGCCACCTGCACAAACCAGTGAGTTGGCACCGAGTGAAATGCAAGAACAAGAGCTACCAGTTGAACAGATTGAAGAATCCGAACCGGTTTATCAACAACCTGTGACTAAACCAAAGCCGGCACGCAAAAAGGTCAGTCATAAACGAGTGACGGAAAAGCTAAAACGTAATCAGATGGAAATTAACTTTGGTGATGAAGCCGGGCAATCACCGTCAATGACTGCGACAGATGAACCTAAAGCAGAACAGTCGGAAAAGTCTGATGTTGAACCTGAAGTGATTGTTGTGTCGGTTGTCATGCCGGAAGGTCAGCAAATATCTGGTGCGGCATTATTGCCAACGTTGTTAACGCTAGGGTTACGTTATGGTGATATGAATATCTTTCATCGTCATCAGGACAATGCCGGGAATGGCAAGGTGACTTTTTCTTTGGCGAACATGATGAACCCAGGAACGTTTGATCTTGATGCGATGGAAAGCTTCACCACTCAAGGGATCACTTTATTTATGACCTTACCGAATGCAGGTGATCCCTTTGAAGTATTTGAGCATATGATGAACGCAGCCAAGCAATTATCGATGGAGTTTCACGCCCAGTTACTTGATGATAAACGTAGTGTGATGACCAAACAGACGGAGCAGCACTATATCGGCAAAATTCGTGAATTTGAACGTCGAAGCCGCATCGCTTCTGCCTAA
- a CDS encoding spondin domain-containing protein has product MMKLIKSNLLFVTIASLLMLSACNDSDSKSTDMDDNMPEPMPVNYSYQVTVSNLTYGQPMSPVAVVLHDMGDFWQLGMSASMALENLAESGDNTMFLQTDDVLAGASGAGILMPGMRESINVTITDNQPALVSVATMLVNTNDAFTGVNAVDIANLAVGESISMTVGSYDAGTEKNTEWQSTIPGPASGGEGEGFNAARDDLDLVAMHQGVVTADDGLSMSVLDQSHRFDNPTAKITISRLE; this is encoded by the coding sequence ATGATGAAACTGATAAAATCAAACTTGCTGTTCGTTACCATTGCTTCGCTGCTAATGCTCAGTGCCTGTAATGACAGTGATTCAAAGTCAACGGATATGGACGATAATATGCCAGAGCCGATGCCAGTTAACTACAGTTATCAGGTAACGGTTAGCAATCTCACCTATGGTCAGCCAATGTCACCGGTTGCCGTCGTCTTGCATGATATGGGGGATTTTTGGCAGTTAGGTATGTCCGCTAGTATGGCATTAGAAAATTTGGCTGAAAGCGGTGATAACACAATGTTTTTACAAACCGATGATGTACTCGCTGGTGCATCGGGAGCGGGTATTTTAATGCCGGGTATGCGTGAAAGCATTAATGTCACTATTACCGATAATCAGCCGGCGCTGGTGTCAGTCGCTACTATGCTAGTGAATACTAATGATGCGTTTACCGGGGTGAATGCCGTTGATATTGCGAATTTGGCTGTCGGTGAAAGTATTTCGATGACGGTTGGTTCTTATGATGCAGGAACAGAGAAAAATACGGAATGGCAATCAACGATCCCAGGGCCTGCTTCCGGTGGTGAAGGCGAAGGATTTAATGCCGCTCGTGATGATCTCGATCTTGTAGCTATGCATCAAGGAGTGGTGACGGCGGATGATGGCTTATCAATGTCAGTGCTGGATCAATCGCATCGCTTTGATAACCCAACAGCAAAGATCACTATTAGTCGACTCGAGTAA
- a CDS encoding GrpB family protein, giving the protein MTNRKITVVDYQADWVNKFTDEKALLIQAIGNIALNIEHIGSTSVPGLAAKPIIDILVEVTDLNRLDTKSNEMVALGYNIKGENGISGRRYFQKGDNQRSHHLHAFNQNDPHLMRHRAFRDYLLAHSNVAQQYAKIKTQAAHQCQHDTNMYMALKNDFIQHHETKAINWYQLMAR; this is encoded by the coding sequence ATGACCAATAGAAAAATAACAGTTGTTGATTATCAAGCGGACTGGGTCAATAAATTCACTGACGAGAAAGCCTTACTGATACAAGCAATCGGAAATATTGCGCTCAATATTGAACATATTGGCAGCACTTCAGTACCCGGCCTAGCAGCTAAACCCATTATCGATATCTTAGTTGAAGTAACCGATCTAAATAGGTTGGATACTAAATCTAACGAGATGGTTGCCTTAGGCTATAATATCAAGGGCGAAAACGGTATTTCAGGACGTCGATACTTCCAAAAAGGTGACAACCAGCGCAGCCACCATCTCCATGCCTTTAACCAAAATGATCCGCATCTGATGCGTCACAGGGCATTTCGAGATTATTTACTGGCTCATTCAAATGTCGCGCAGCAATACGCTAAGATTAAAACGCAAGCAGCACACCAATGTCAGCATGACACAAACATGTATATGGCGTTAAAAAACGACTTTATTCAACACCACGAAACCAAAGCCATTAACTGGTATCAGCTAATGGCTAGATAA
- a CDS encoding spondin domain-containing protein encodes MKIRVLFTGLALAASAMLSQAQQLDVTVTNLTQGIYFTPILIGAHSDDVSLFSVGEQASSDLQAMAEGGSIAGLAEMLTMADGDVMENPAAGLLAPTMSTSTTLNTTDGNMYLSVVAMMLPTNDGFIGLNSWMIPSEPGTYTIMLNAYDAGTEANDEIINGGGAPGVAGIPFAPADNGGTGAMGVTMEEANGYIHIHRGNLGDDDLAGGKSDLDNTVHRWLNPVARITLVVN; translated from the coding sequence ATGAAAATTCGTGTTCTTTTTACTGGCTTGGCCTTGGCTGCTAGCGCAATGTTGAGTCAGGCACAACAACTTGACGTTACTGTGACTAATCTCACTCAGGGGATATATTTTACCCCGATCCTTATAGGGGCTCACAGTGATGACGTTTCACTTTTTTCTGTCGGTGAACAAGCATCTAGTGACTTACAAGCCATGGCGGAAGGTGGCAGTATTGCTGGCCTAGCTGAAATGCTGACTATGGCTGATGGCGATGTCATGGAAAATCCTGCTGCAGGTTTGCTTGCGCCAACAATGAGTACTTCTACCACTCTTAATACCACAGATGGCAACATGTATTTGTCAGTTGTCGCCATGATGTTACCGACCAATGATGGCTTTATTGGTTTAAATAGCTGGATGATCCCTAGTGAACCAGGCACCTATACCATAATGCTGAACGCTTATGATGCGGGTACCGAAGCTAATGATGAAATTATTAACGGCGGCGGTGCTCCTGGTGTAGCCGGTATTCCATTTGCTCCTGCTGATAACGGCGGTACAGGTGCTATGGGTGTCACTATGGAAGAAGCAAACGGTTATATTCATATCCATCGAGGTAACTTGGGTGACGATGACCTAGCCGGTGGTAAAAGTGATTTAGATAATACCGTACATCGTTGGCTGAATCCGGTCGCACGTATTACTTTAGTAGTTAACTAA